The genomic window ACGGTAGCCGCCAACTTGTTGCAAATAGGTGCGCTTGATCAGTGAGGCACTGGCATTCCCCAAAAAGTTATGACAGATCAGGGTGATGTAAACATTACCCTGAATCCCAGAGGTACGAAAACCACCCGTTACCTTACCATAGCCGTCTACATCGGCTGACCAAGCATACACCACGCCAACAATAGCGGGAGCCTGCTACATACAGTCCACCATTTTTTCAATGGCTTGGGGATGCCACAGGTCATCGGCATCGATCGGGGCAATATACTCTCCTTGGGCATGGCGAATTCCCGTATTCCGGGCAGCGGCGGCACCAGCATTGGATTGTGTAATCACCTTCAGACGGCGATCGCGTAGCATAATTTGGCTTGCAAGGTCTGCTGTGCCATCAGTTGATCCGTCATTGACAACTAAGACTTCTAAGTGTTCATAGGTCTGGGCCAAAACTGATGTCAACGTCTCTGCCAGGCATTTTTCAGCATTATAGGCCGGAATCACAACCGATACTAGAGGCATTACGGTACTCATATGTTATTAACCCGACCACTATGGGCTACATTTCATCCGGGCTATATCTCGAAGAATAGCTAACCTCAGTAGCAATTAACACTCACAGTTGACACTAAGTAGTTAAAACCACTACTCAGCCTCAACCAGGAATAGTCTCATCAGGCATCAAAAAGCTACGATCGCATTCACATGTCGCGCCGTGTAAGCCTCAACAGTA from Cyanobacteriota bacterium includes these protein-coding regions:
- a CDS encoding glycosyltransferase gives rise to the protein MPLVSVVIPAYNAEKCLAETLTSVLAQTYEHLEVLVVNDGSTDGTADLASQIMLRDRRLKVITQSNAGAAAARNTGIRHAQGEYIAPIDADDLWHPQAIEKMVDCM